Genomic window (Balearica regulorum gibbericeps isolate bBalReg1 chromosome Z, bBalReg1.pri, whole genome shotgun sequence):
ATATTTAATGGGACTACTAAACTAATACCAAAAAATATTATATCTTTGCAGGATACAACACTAAGAAAAAGTCAAACCATGCTGCATTCTACTCCATtgcatctttaaaaacactGGTGCACAAAGAAACTTTATTACTATTAGTGTTAcactcaaaaaaataatttcagtgaaataatttgGCTATATGAGCTTTAAAACTAATAATGACCCTCAGTTACTTTAGACAGCACTTTACATCAATTTTGCTAAGAGGTAATATTAAATGTCACAAACACCCCAAATGTCAATGTAAGACTCCCCTAACATTCAAAGTTCAGAAATACATGTCAATGATCCAAACTGAGCAATATCcttaatttttaactaaaaaatgACATGTAATGcctataataaaatataattattccAATATAAGCAtgtcagcaaaagaaaaagtccaagaggattttatttagtttttacaCAGAGGGATCTCCATTATGGTTATGTGCACTTTTATTTCATCAGTGTTAATGATAATCTAACAATCTACAAATACCATTCACTTATTCTCCCCCTTTTCCACAGGCCTTGACCTCCAGCTACAGTAAAATTATCTGGAGTTAGTAGGGGTGCCTAAGAGAAACACACGCCTTTGCAGGCATATTGATCCCAGTTTAACTGCTCTACTGACCCTCCAAACATTGAATTGAGCAGGGACAGCATGACCTTGAAACACTTTATTCTTTTAGGTGACAAAGTCATGCTGAACTCAACCATTTATCACCATAAAAGGCATTCAAAACCTCAGAGACTTCTACATTCCATAACGACAACAAATAGAGGTTTACAGGTAGATGTctaatttcttaatttcctgACCTGTAGATTGAAGTTAGTGCTTTCTTGTTCCCCAATATAGGGACAAAAGACCAGAAacatcagggggaaaaaaaccaccttactACCAAAGTCATAAACCAGCAAATGCTAAgttgttcattatttttcagcacaCAACTTCCACTGAAACTTTCATTAGTATTTCTGGGAAGATACAGATAACATTACTAAGACAGCATACACATACAGTAGAAAGTAAGTTTGTATTTCATGTGAGGGCTAAGCCATCATTAAAGAAACCCACACAGACTACTTTCAGGAAATAATCACATCTTGAAAGTCTCAGTGtcaaaaataattgcagatCCTCATAGTGATTATAATATCtcacttaaaaacatttttccttgtcCTAGTTTCAAAGAAGCACAGTGAGGATGTACTTTGCTTGATTCAAAGCACAAATTTTATTATCTCACACAGCTTGCTGTAATAGTCTGGaatttttcttgcaatttttttttttcctttagaccACTGAGGTAGAGAAAAGCTACAAAATGCAGTAGTAAGCCAAACAAACTTACTAATCTCAACAGAACCATTTATAAGGCTCCTGGCAAAACAAAGTTAAACATATTTATTACAGTTAAAAAACTGTTGCAAAGAATATTAAGTGGCTTTCTGCGCACTAATTCATCAGTTGTTCTAAAGTTTGTATATTCTAAGCTGTTTAAAAACTCTAGTACTTCAGAGAGCAATTTTATTATGAAACTATCTTACAATCATAAACTAAATATAATTCCAAATTTGTGTACAAGCAAATTCATTTTATCAGTAAGGCTTAGCTTTTCCCTAAGAATATTTCTAACATATTCACAGTATAATATATCACAGAAAATCCATATCTGTCCCACAGATCTTTGGATAGTAGCATTGCAAGATGGTAATTCATTCTGCTTGATGAGTCTATTCACTTTTATCCAGATGTCCTCCAAATTCTGATTATTACAAACAGACTGTTCGATTGTCCACTTTGCTCTATAAAATGCATGCAGGTTTAGCCTTTCCAAATTATTCTGCAGTTCTTGAgataaaggaagaattttttctttaagcttagGGCTAGGGAGAGAGACACTCCATGaccttttcaatttttgttttccattagaTGGTAGTTCTCCTTGATTCTCCAAGTTAATCAGTCTCTGAACAGTTTGTGCTTGAATTAAAGTCTGCCCATGTTTCACATTAGACTGAAACTCAAGGAGATTTTTTGTGCAGTCATAATCAGGAGATCCTGTAACATATTCCGAAGGTGTAGAAAGTTGTTTCAATTCTTCTGCTTCCTCACAAGAAATAACAGGTGGCTGCTTTTTTGGTTTGAGGGGAAATCTGTATAAATCATTTGGAAACCAGGGTGTAAATCTTGGTAACTGACGAATGGGAAACTccttcactgctgcttctgcaaatttctgcagttttattaGATCTCTCTGATGTGGTCGATAATGCAAGACCACTTCCATGCTTGTACAGTAGGAATCCAGTTATTAGAAAAGGAACAGTCTCTTGATTAGGATTCTGAAATCTAGACTGAAACATCTTATTTACAAGAATTTCCTTGCCCCATGCTGAAAAGATCAGTGGAAAACAGCACCTAAAGCAGaagtattataaaaaaaataagatactaCCatattaaaaacccccaaaacattACTAGGATATTTTACAACACATAGTAAGAAAGCTAGATATATATCAGAACATTCTATTTTATCCAGACTGAACATTAATGACTGTATTCCATCACTAACAGCATAACTTCAACACGCTGAACATTACCCATACACAC
Coding sequences:
- the SHLD3 gene encoding shieldin complex subunit 3, whose product is MEVVLHYRPHQRDLIKLQKFAEAAVKEFPIRQLPRFTPWFPNDLYRFPLKPKKQPPVISCEEAEELKQLSTPSEYVTGSPDYDCTKNLLEFQSNVKHGQTLIQAQTVQRLINLENQGELPSNGKQKLKRSWSVSLPSPKLKEKILPLSQELQNNLERLNLHAFYRAKWTIEQSVCNNQNLEDIWIKVNRLIKQNELPSCNATIQRSVGQIWIFCDILYCEYVRNILREKLSLTDKMNLLVHKFGIIFSL